The nucleotide sequence gGCGGCGGAAATGGTGgtagtggaggaggaggagggtggTTTGGAGGTGGTGGTTGGTTCGGTGGAGATCATTTCTGGAGTGAAGCACAGCAGATTGCCATTACCCTCTTAGCCATACTTGTCGTGGTatgaattttcttaaaaatttaaaccattCTTGTTAATTGGAGAATCATAAAGAGAAagacttttttgttgttgttgttgttgttggttttgagGTGTGTTTACTGGTTGCAGTATATGTTGGTTGCGAAAGGTGGAGTAATGGCTGCATTTGTGTTAAACCCGTTGTTGTATGCGTTGCGAGGAACACGAGAAGGTTTGACTTCCCTTAGCTCCAAACTCATGGGAAGAGATGCTTCGAAAGTGAACAGTGATAGATCAGAGGAAATGTGGAAGAAGGAAGGTTTCACTGCTAAAGAGAGCGTTGTTCGGAAATGGGGAAGTGACTGAAACAAGAAGAATGACTTGAGTGCCTTTTGTAAATTGAAAATGAGATCAAATGCAATCGACCATTTCAGTTTtgtaatgaaattttaaatttaggtaTTCTTCTGTGAACGAGAAAGAGTGACTCTGTTTGTAACTTCATCATCCTTTCCTTTTAACATCAAGATGAGATAAATGTGTCTCACAGCTAAATGCTTTTCCACAAATAATGAGCAAGTTTATCGTTGTAGCCTGTCGGTTTTTGTCTATACAACTTTTCTGTCGTCCGAATGGGGTAATCTTACAACTAATAAGAAGATGAAACCTCTACACACTGTCTTATGGTAATGTTTTTTTGGCCAAGCAGAGAGCTAATCCAGACTAAAATCTTCAAGCCATATGATAACTTCGTTCCTCTGCAATGCAAAGCAATTACAAAGCACAGATGAGCACACTAATCAGAAGGAAATGCAGTAACCATCATTTGGTGTGTTATGATGATAATAATGACAAAGATAAGATAACAGTAACTGCTTAATTCCTAACTTATAGAAATCAAACATTGGTAGAGCTCGGAATCATACCATTATGAAGTTCCATGTTCGTCCTGGATCATTGTAACGAGCAAGCATACAACCCTTCTTAGCTCTAAGACCATCTTTACTCAGACTGTTCCTCAGCTCAATCTCTTTTGCGCGGACAACATCCTCTGTCGGTTTCCCACTGAATTTAATTGCTGCAGCAAAACCGCCTTCCATCTGcttcaacttgatattttcttCATTAGGCGCCGGTAAGCTAGAGGAACAAAGTTTACCCGGTCAGTCTCATAAACCATATTCGTAGGTCATAATGGTGACTTAAACTATCCAAGATAAGGTTTACCTGCTGAGATCTTTTCCTGATGGAATGACAATTTGTACTGACACATCAGCAAAGAGTTGAGCATCTGTTGTTTGGGTGAACACTGGTGTTGTCATTGATATTTTCTCTGTCGTTGAGTTTTTTCCGAAAATGTAGCTTCATAGGTAACAACATGAGTTAGATTTAGCCCAAAAATGCTAGGAGAATTAATGGATACACACACAGAAACTTAGACAACCCTCACCCAGCGACATTGTTGAAACCTGAAGAGCCAGAAAGCTTGTCACCGTTTGTCTCCACCACAATGAAAGGTTCATACTTTCTGACCTGCAAAACCATTAAATCGAGTTTAAAGAAGATCATGACAGGAACAATTTGAATATATGGTGCAGTAAGCCAAACACAGGAAGATATGTAACCTCATAGTTTGCTCTTCTTTTCAGTATTTGATACTTTGGAGTTTCCAAGTCAGGCGTTTTATATATCCGTAACTGCAAACaagaaaagttaaaactataataaCTCACTTGTAAAGGAGATGatcaaatcatttttaaaaagaaagctAATAGAGACCAACCCCACCTGCTTAAACACATCAACAAGACCTTCTAGAGAAAAGTAATCATTGTTACTGATAGAATCCCACAAGTCCTGCACAAATCCAGTTGTGTTGATAAGTAAACCGCACTAAAAAGGAGCTTACACAAGAACATgttcaaccatatatatatatatataccagatGGCTGCAAAATTTCTTAGTTTGTGGATTAACTTCCATGATAGATGTTCCAGTGAAGACAAGCTCTGGTTTCCATGGTAAAAGCATGAACTTCATAACCATTGTCCATCTTGTGGTAATCTCATATGGACCTGTCTATAGCAGCAGCTTGCATCAGTTACATAGTTTACAAACTAattggtaaaaaagaaaaaagcttaaaacttTGTCAAGACCTGTTTAGCCCAGTGAAGTTGAAAAAGAGGAGTGAAGAGATTCTTGAGGAGAGAAATGTTGAAGATGTAACCGGAGATGGTGTCGTGCTTTGTGATGGGGTCTCTGAACTTGACATGCTCGTCATAAGCCGTCGGATCGATTCCTTGGTCGTCGAATAGGTGAGGAAGATCCTTGTATAAGAACCCGACGAGCTCTTCCATGTCAACCTTCGACGATGATGTCGATGCCACTTCCTTGCCCACTTCAAGACTCAGTATTGGCCGCAGCCGGGGTGTTAAGTTGCGGCTCGGAAGAGAGAGGAAACGGGTGGGAACATGACGCCGGGAATCAATTCCGACGGCGGTGAGAATTGGCCGGTTGAGGTGAACACTGGTAGCCATAGAACGTTGATAAAAAGTTTTGGTGGTTCCCTTTTTATTAATGACTTTTATAATTGTTACtatcaaactttaatttagtgtagtaaataaattagttattttactGTATAATAATCATAAGGAGACTAATTTAGGCGTGTGGACTATATATATTGTGCAGACGTGTTTAGAAACGAACCAATCGAGCATGCTTGATGGTGTAGTTCCGAACACTTGTCAAGTCTACTGGATGATAACTTTTCTTCATGTGGAAGTGGAAGACcaacaacaagtcaacaatGCACAGAGATGAATTCTTTAATTgtacaaattttcttttcacttgTGGGCTTCACTTTATTAAGCTTTTCACTATAGGCCCATTTGATTTGGGCTAATGGAGGAGGGAACTTAACTCCAACAGCAAGTATACATTGTTGCCGTGCTTGGATTTACCAGATACATACTAGGGTGATTGGCACTGTGGCACACTTTTGTAAGAAAGTTGTGCAAATGGCATACTTCTTGTCCAGAGGGCACTTTAAGTTTGTGAGATTACTGTCATACCCTGTAACTAGAATCTGGTTTCGTAATCAGTTATATTACGACATCGTTTTGGGTTaaaggattttttatttttttgactgAATTATTGGgttcgattttttattttgaccaCGAAGTAAAAAGAGATTTATCTTCAATCGTCACTTTGGTAACCTAGATCCGCCGCCGTCGTTCTCTGTTTGAACCGTCGACCACGAAGTAACCCAGTGTTGCGGCCGTCGATTCCTTTGGAAATCCTTTTGTTCGCCGCCGCTCTGTGTAAATCTTTTCTTGTTCCTGTGCACCTTTTCCTTCGTTGGATGAGAATCTATTTCGATGACAGGTAATCGCCGTATATCTAGTTTTTTCAGACGCCCTTCAATTGAGAATTCTACTTCACCAACAGGAAATATTGTAGAAACAGCGGAGACGAGTAATTCGGAGTGGGATATTCGGCTTCCACAACGTTTATTTGCCACCGACCGGTACCCAGATGCGAGGCTTAACATCTACTCGAAGCCCGAGATTCTCAATGTAATCCGCGATGTGCTTAAAGGGACACCTGAAATGGAGCGGATTTTGGATTCACCGTTGGGATCCTTGTTTAGTTTGCGGGTTGCCGAGTGTCCAATATCTTGCAAGTTACTTCACGCTCTACTATGCAGACAGGTACTGTCCAAACAGAGGTATGAATTGTGGACAGTGTTCGGTGGACAGCCACTTAGGTTTTCTTTGGTTGAGTTTGGTGCTGTTACTGGTTTGGATTGCCGTGAGTTCCCTGAAGAGTACGACCCATAGTACGACCATGTTCCTGAACCTGAGGAGAAAAGTTTCTGGGATGAGTTGATTGGGGAAGATAGGAAGACGACATTGGCGGATGCTATTAAAGTCTTCGAAGACCCATTAGTCAAAGATGGTAACAAGAAACTTCGGCTAGCACTGCTTATTATTGTTGATGGTGTCCTAATAGccaaaactcaaactcatcgTCCGACTTTCAAGTATGTGGAGATGCTTGAAGACGTAGATGCGTTTCTCGCTTTTCCTTGGGGGCGAGAATCTTTCTTGAAGACAATAGCTTCGATGAGGCCAGAGAGTAGGTTGCCAATTACTCATGTTAACAAGAAATTGAGAGTTCAAGATAAAACCAAGGACGAGATTGCAACATTCACAGATAAATTGCAGCAGAAGACAATACGTTAGGCCGGTTTTCCCTTGTCACTACAGTTACTTGCGTATAGCAACATATCTGGTCTGGTGGAGAAGATCCCAGGGGCTAATGACAGGAGGACCATATTGGAATGGGATTCTCTTGTTTTTGCCAAGAACAACCTTAATTTGAGAGACATTCTGGTGACTGAAAGCGGTGACACggtaagtattttttttggtaccgTTAAGTTTAACTTAGTGACCACGTGGATACTATAGTTGGTGATTATCCACATAGTCATCAACTATAGTATCCACGTGGATAGTATTCTTGTTTAGATTTAGATGGTGACCACGTGGATAGTATTCTGACTAAGTTTCCGTTATCCACAGCTTGTTGTTAATCCTTATCGTGTTGTTGATCCACCCGAAGAGGGATGGGGAGAGTGGGATGATGAAGTTAAAGACAAAAAGATAATGTATATGGAGGCGCAGATCAGAAGAGGACACGTATTCTCGAAAAAGGAGTGGCCAGGTGGGGATATGTCGTTGCCTTTAATTACCGTGAGagacaataagaagaagattgtacaCAGGAAGAACGTTGTCTGCCGCGATGGAGGTAGGACGCAAAGACTTGCCGTTAGAGGAGGgacttttaaaaagaagaaatgtcGTAATTTGGCGGCCGACATTGAAGGTAATGAGTTGTCTGAACTCAAGGGTTGGTTCAAGAACCAGTTAGTTGAGCTTAGGGGTGAAGATGAATTGAAGTTCAAGAAGATTGAGGGCAAGTACAAGAAAATGGAAGGGAGGTCTAAAGCGTTTAGGAAGAGTAGATTGTTGAGAAGGAAATTTATACAAGTTTCCCGTAAGAATAGGAAAAGTGACCGTCTGGCCAGTCCCAAACAGAGTAACGCAGTTGATGGTGCTAGCGAGGATATCTCATGGAAGGGTGACGCTGTGGATGGTGTTAGTGTTGATAATGTGTCGGATTCAACTAGGAAATCCAAAGATGGGCCCGAGAATGTAATGACATCTGAGGTCGACCCAAGTGGGGAGGatatgaaacaacccttcccgtttttttttttttaataccttaatttactagtggtcccatacccactaacatcctaacatcaatcaataaccacggataatcaaataaaacaaattccattaaaccaaaagaattccaacattcaaatccaataaccaataacatcacTCAAATAAAGAGGTAACCAacaactaacatcctacaatgttcctttgacttaatctagcaacctaacaacagctagaccacaatcaatcaagtctctagaacatcctcctcctcatagcccttgattccacgatcacacttttcctttacctgcacaccacaaacaacaattgagatgcgtaagtattatcataaatacttagtgaggccatcctcccatctactgggttatacacacaagcagatgagaccctcaagttcaagcaaaacaaacaacacacaacaatacatcaaaccagaaaaacaagtctcggataagactagtgtcgaccgatgccaaacggtgtcgatcgatgctacaacaaggtgtcgaccgatgccaaacagtgtcgaccgatgcccatcaaattggtgtcgaccgatgctcctgagtgtcgatcgatgcctcctctgcagacacgatctgcgcgaaNNNNNNNNNNNNNNNNNNNNNNNNNNNNNNNNNNNNNNNNNNNNNNNNNNNNNNNNNNNNNNNNNNNNNNNNNNNNNNNNNNNNNNNNNNNNNNNNNNNNNNNNNNNNNNNNNNNNNNNNNNNNNNNNNNNNNNNNNNNNNNNNNNNNNNNNNNNNNNNNNNNNNNNNNNNNNNNNNNNNNNNNNNNNNNNNNNNNNNNNNNNNNNNNNNNNNNNNNNNNNNNNNNNNNNNNNNNNNNNNNNNNNNNNNNNNNNNNNNNNNNNNNNNNNNNNNNNNNNNNNNNNNNNNNNNNNNNNNNNNNNNNNNNNNNNNNNNNNNNNNNNN is from Camelina sativa cultivar DH55 chromosome 20, Cs, whole genome shotgun sequence and encodes:
- the LOC104770396 gene encoding uncharacterized protein LOC104770396 translates to MGYVMRLLINSPSTPLLQLRYHRTLDPNSVFSLRTSITKSSKGRFSCLFSGGSQREDQARKALESALGGKKNEFEMWDKEIKKREESGGGNGGSGGGGGWFGGGGWFGGDHFWSEAQQIAITLLAILVVYMLVAKGGVMAAFVLNPLLYALRGTREGLTSLSSKLMGRDASKVNSDRSEEMWKKEGFTAKESVVRKWGSD
- the LOC104770395 gene encoding uncharacterized protein LOC104770395 codes for the protein MATSVHLNRPILTAVGIDSRRHVPTRFLSLPSRNLTPRLRPILSLEVGKEVASTSSSKVDMEELVGFLYKDLPHLFDDQGIDPTAYDEHVKFRDPITKHDTISGYIFNISLLKNLFTPLFQLHWAKQTGPYEITTRWTMVMKFMLLPWKPELVFTGTSIMEVNPQTKKFCSHLDLWDSISNNDYFSLEGLVDVFKQLRIYKTPDLETPKYQILKRRANYEVRKYEPFIVVETNGDKLSGSSGFNNVAGYIFGKNSTTEKISMTTPVFTQTTDAQLFADVSVQIVIPSGKDLSSLPAPNEENIKLKQMEGGFAAAIKFSGKPTEDVVRAKEIELRNSLSKDGLRAKKGCMLARYNDPGRTWNFIMRNEVIIWLEDFSLD